The Megachile rotundata isolate GNS110a chromosome 3, iyMegRotu1, whole genome shotgun sequence genome includes a window with the following:
- the LOC100875696 gene encoding peptide transporter family 1 isoform X3: MAEEGANVSEKLEYPKAVAFIVSNEFCERFSFYGIRTALTIYLRNYLNYEDSITTTIFHVFVMLAYFFPVFGAILADSWLGKFNTIFYLSIVYAIGQILLTLSAAPIIGLPPREFSLIGLFLITIGTGGIKTCVAAFGGDQFVLPQQERYLSTFFSIFYFSINAGSLISSFLTPLLRSEVSCFGGDCYSLAFLVPAVLMIISILIFVFGKPMYRILQPKGNVVVDVSKCVAHAISRKINPRGAKREHWLDYADDEYDKRLIRDIKGAIQVMKLFLPIPIFWALFDQQGTRWTIQATRMTGQIGSFTIQPDQMQVVNPLLVLAFIPLFEAFIYPVLNKIGIHTPLRKLTVGGVLAALSFVASALVELELEKTDPILPSNGLAQLRIFNTLNCPVDLQLNSADNFIIKNLDMYENREIAANGVMELSYKTNFANCFDIPNTEGTITVKEAVANSWVITPNGLTVNYDDNVEKSKSGRSLVRGLIYKSNSVVTLESVKKTYTLNISDALSPVPLPVEVDPETYDIRIDSKVVSKVEFKIGGVYTLVGSVMGGSAAANVVTVTTPNSMHMLWMIPQYVIITMGEIMFSVTGLEFAFTQAPISMKALLQATWLLTTAFGNLIVVIIVLAGSSSVFSRMFYEFLLFAGLMFVSMIIFAIMATFYKYVDPPEEEPVTEEIDLKCGNINMSYKDDEK, encoded by the exons ATGGCCGAGGAAGGTGCAAATGTGTCGGAG AAACTCGAGTATCCAAAGGCGGTAGCCTTCATCGTTAGCAATGAATTCTGCGAGAGATTCTCTTTCTATGGAATTCGAA CCGCCTTAACTATATACCTCCGAAACTACCTGAATTATGAAGATTCTATAACGACCACGATATTCCACGTTTTCGTCATGTTGGCCTACTTCTTCCCCGTGTTTGGAGCGATATTGGCAGATTCGTGGTTAGGGAAATTTAACACGATCTTCTACTTGAGCATAGTTTATGCTATAGGACAAATTCTTTTAACTCTAAGCGCTGCACCCATTATAGGGCTACCGCCACG AGAATTTTCATTGATTGGTCTATTCCTTATAACCATTGGAACAGGCGGTATAAAAACTTGCGTGGCTGCATTTGGTGGTGACCAATTCGTCTTGCCACAACAAGAACGATACCTGTCCACATTCTTCTCCATCTTTTACTTTTCTATAAATGCTGGTTCCTTGATTTCAAGCTTCCTAACGCCATTGCTTCGTAGCGAAGTCTCCTGTTTCGGAGGCGACTGTTATTCCTTGGCGTTTCTTGTTCCAGCGGTTCTCATGATTATATCGATTC TGATATTTGTTTTCGGCAAACCTATGTACAGAATATTACAACCAAAGGGCAACGTGGTGGTAGACGTTTCCAAATGTGTTGCC cATGCCATTAGTAGAAAGATAAATCCAAGGGGAGCGAAAAGAGAGCATTGGCTCGATTACGCGGATGACGAGTACGACAAAAGGTTGATAAGGGATATCAAGGGAGCAATTCAAGTTATGAAATTGTTCCTACCGATACCAATATTTTGGGCACTGTTTGATCAGCAAGGTACTCGATGGACTATTCAAGCTACCAGGATGACCGGACAAATCGGAAGTTTCACGATCCAACCGGATCAAATGCAAGTGGTTAATCCATTGCTGGTGCTCGCTTTCATTCCTCTATTCGAAGCCTTTATTTACCCGGTTCTGAATAAAATTGGTATTCACACTCCGCTCAGAAAGCTCACTGTCGGTGGTGTGTTGGCTGCGTTGTCGTTCGTTGCATCGGCTCTCGTTGAGCTTGAACTTGAG AAAACAGATCCAATTCTGCCCTCGAATGGCTTAGCTCAGCTACGAATTTTCAATACGTTAAATTGTCCTGTGGACTTACAATTAAATTCTGCAgacaatttcattattaaaaatttggatatgtatGAAAACAGAGAAATCGCAGCAAATGGTGTTATGGAATTAAGTTACaaaacaaattttgcaaactgTTTCGATATCCCCAATACAGAAG GAACAATCACGGTAAAGGAAGCAGTGGCAAATTCTTGGGTAATTACACCCAATGGTTTAACTGTGAACTATGATGACAACGTTGAAAAATCAAAGAGCGGTAGATCGTTAGTACGCGGTCTGATCTACAAAAGCAATTCTGTCGTTACGCTGGAATCTGTGAAGAAGACATACACGTTAAACATATCTGATGCTTTGTCTCCTGTGCCGCTACCTGTAGAGGTTGATCCAGAAACCTATGATATTCGTATAGATTCTAAAGTTGTTTCCAAAGTAGAGTTTAAAATTGGTGGAGTCTACACATTGGTCGGATCTGTTATGGGAGGTAGTGCAGCTGCTAATGTTGTAACCGTGACAACACCGAATTCGATGCACATGTTATGGATGATACCTCAATATGTAATCATCACAATGGGCGAAATTATGTTCTCGGTGACAGGATTAGAATTTGCCTTCACTCAAGCGCCTATCAGTATGAAAGCTTTGTTGCAAGCTACCTGGTTACTTACAACCGCGTTCGGGAATCTAATTGTAGTTATTATAGTTCTTGCTGGAAGTTCATCAGTCTTTAGTCGAATG ttttacGAATTCCTTTTATTCGCTGGACTCATGTTCGTCTCTATGATCATCTTCGCCATAATGGCAACATTCTATAAATACGTTGATCCGCCCGAAGAAGAACCTGTCACCGAAGAGATAGACTTGAAGTGTGGAAACATTAATATGTCTTATAAAGACGACGAAAAGTGA
- the LOC100875696 gene encoding peptide transporter family 1 isoform X2, with translation MRYEDDFKGISRHLLYPQQCSYKLEYPKAVAFIVSNEFCERFSFYGIRTALTIYLRNYLNYEDSITTTIFHVFVMLAYFFPVFGAILADSWLGKFNTIFYLSIVYAIGQILLTLSAAPIIGLPPREFSLIGLFLITIGTGGIKTCVAAFGGDQFVLPQQERYLSTFFSIFYFSINAGSLISSFLTPLLRSEVSCFGGDCYSLAFLVPAVLMIISILIFVFGKPMYRILQPKGNVVVDVSKCVAHAISRKINPRGAKREHWLDYADDEYDKRLIRDIKGAIQVMKLFLPIPIFWALFDQQGTRWTIQATRMTGQIGSFTIQPDQMQVVNPLLVLAFIPLFEAFIYPVLNKIGIHTPLRKLTVGGVLAALSFVASALVELELEKTDPILPSNGLAQLRIFNTLNCPVDLQLNSADNFIIKNLDMYENREIAANGVMELSYKTNFANCFDIPNTEGTITVKEAVANSWVITPNGLTVNYDDNVEKSKSGRSLVRGLIYKSNSVVTLESVKKTYTLNISDALSPVPLPVEVDPETYDIRIDSKVVSKVEFKIGGVYTLVGSVMGGSAAANVVTVTTPNSMHMLWMIPQYVIITMGEIMFSVTGLEFAFTQAPISMKALLQATWLLTTAFGNLIVVIIVLAGSSSVFSRMFYEFLLFAGLMFVSMIIFAIMATFYKYVDPPEEEPVTEEIDLKCGNINMSYKDDEK, from the exons ATGAGATACGAGGACGATTTTAAAGGCATTTCAAGGCACCTACTTTATCCGCAGCAATGTTCCTAT AAACTCGAGTATCCAAAGGCGGTAGCCTTCATCGTTAGCAATGAATTCTGCGAGAGATTCTCTTTCTATGGAATTCGAA CCGCCTTAACTATATACCTCCGAAACTACCTGAATTATGAAGATTCTATAACGACCACGATATTCCACGTTTTCGTCATGTTGGCCTACTTCTTCCCCGTGTTTGGAGCGATATTGGCAGATTCGTGGTTAGGGAAATTTAACACGATCTTCTACTTGAGCATAGTTTATGCTATAGGACAAATTCTTTTAACTCTAAGCGCTGCACCCATTATAGGGCTACCGCCACG AGAATTTTCATTGATTGGTCTATTCCTTATAACCATTGGAACAGGCGGTATAAAAACTTGCGTGGCTGCATTTGGTGGTGACCAATTCGTCTTGCCACAACAAGAACGATACCTGTCCACATTCTTCTCCATCTTTTACTTTTCTATAAATGCTGGTTCCTTGATTTCAAGCTTCCTAACGCCATTGCTTCGTAGCGAAGTCTCCTGTTTCGGAGGCGACTGTTATTCCTTGGCGTTTCTTGTTCCAGCGGTTCTCATGATTATATCGATTC TGATATTTGTTTTCGGCAAACCTATGTACAGAATATTACAACCAAAGGGCAACGTGGTGGTAGACGTTTCCAAATGTGTTGCC cATGCCATTAGTAGAAAGATAAATCCAAGGGGAGCGAAAAGAGAGCATTGGCTCGATTACGCGGATGACGAGTACGACAAAAGGTTGATAAGGGATATCAAGGGAGCAATTCAAGTTATGAAATTGTTCCTACCGATACCAATATTTTGGGCACTGTTTGATCAGCAAGGTACTCGATGGACTATTCAAGCTACCAGGATGACCGGACAAATCGGAAGTTTCACGATCCAACCGGATCAAATGCAAGTGGTTAATCCATTGCTGGTGCTCGCTTTCATTCCTCTATTCGAAGCCTTTATTTACCCGGTTCTGAATAAAATTGGTATTCACACTCCGCTCAGAAAGCTCACTGTCGGTGGTGTGTTGGCTGCGTTGTCGTTCGTTGCATCGGCTCTCGTTGAGCTTGAACTTGAG AAAACAGATCCAATTCTGCCCTCGAATGGCTTAGCTCAGCTACGAATTTTCAATACGTTAAATTGTCCTGTGGACTTACAATTAAATTCTGCAgacaatttcattattaaaaatttggatatgtatGAAAACAGAGAAATCGCAGCAAATGGTGTTATGGAATTAAGTTACaaaacaaattttgcaaactgTTTCGATATCCCCAATACAGAAG GAACAATCACGGTAAAGGAAGCAGTGGCAAATTCTTGGGTAATTACACCCAATGGTTTAACTGTGAACTATGATGACAACGTTGAAAAATCAAAGAGCGGTAGATCGTTAGTACGCGGTCTGATCTACAAAAGCAATTCTGTCGTTACGCTGGAATCTGTGAAGAAGACATACACGTTAAACATATCTGATGCTTTGTCTCCTGTGCCGCTACCTGTAGAGGTTGATCCAGAAACCTATGATATTCGTATAGATTCTAAAGTTGTTTCCAAAGTAGAGTTTAAAATTGGTGGAGTCTACACATTGGTCGGATCTGTTATGGGAGGTAGTGCAGCTGCTAATGTTGTAACCGTGACAACACCGAATTCGATGCACATGTTATGGATGATACCTCAATATGTAATCATCACAATGGGCGAAATTATGTTCTCGGTGACAGGATTAGAATTTGCCTTCACTCAAGCGCCTATCAGTATGAAAGCTTTGTTGCAAGCTACCTGGTTACTTACAACCGCGTTCGGGAATCTAATTGTAGTTATTATAGTTCTTGCTGGAAGTTCATCAGTCTTTAGTCGAATG ttttacGAATTCCTTTTATTCGCTGGACTCATGTTCGTCTCTATGATCATCTTCGCCATAATGGCAACATTCTATAAATACGTTGATCCGCCCGAAGAAGAACCTGTCACCGAAGAGATAGACTTGAAGTGTGGAAACATTAATATGTCTTATAAAGACGACGAAAAGTGA
- the LOC100875696 gene encoding peptide transporter family 1 isoform X1, producing MCGKKPSDSEIQDHPDNESSIEENQKKLEYPKAVAFIVSNEFCERFSFYGIRTALTIYLRNYLNYEDSITTTIFHVFVMLAYFFPVFGAILADSWLGKFNTIFYLSIVYAIGQILLTLSAAPIIGLPPREFSLIGLFLITIGTGGIKTCVAAFGGDQFVLPQQERYLSTFFSIFYFSINAGSLISSFLTPLLRSEVSCFGGDCYSLAFLVPAVLMIISILIFVFGKPMYRILQPKGNVVVDVSKCVAHAISRKINPRGAKREHWLDYADDEYDKRLIRDIKGAIQVMKLFLPIPIFWALFDQQGTRWTIQATRMTGQIGSFTIQPDQMQVVNPLLVLAFIPLFEAFIYPVLNKIGIHTPLRKLTVGGVLAALSFVASALVELELEKTDPILPSNGLAQLRIFNTLNCPVDLQLNSADNFIIKNLDMYENREIAANGVMELSYKTNFANCFDIPNTEGTITVKEAVANSWVITPNGLTVNYDDNVEKSKSGRSLVRGLIYKSNSVVTLESVKKTYTLNISDALSPVPLPVEVDPETYDIRIDSKVVSKVEFKIGGVYTLVGSVMGGSAAANVVTVTTPNSMHMLWMIPQYVIITMGEIMFSVTGLEFAFTQAPISMKALLQATWLLTTAFGNLIVVIIVLAGSSSVFSRMFYEFLLFAGLMFVSMIIFAIMATFYKYVDPPEEEPVTEEIDLKCGNINMSYKDDEK from the exons AAACTCGAGTATCCAAAGGCGGTAGCCTTCATCGTTAGCAATGAATTCTGCGAGAGATTCTCTTTCTATGGAATTCGAA CCGCCTTAACTATATACCTCCGAAACTACCTGAATTATGAAGATTCTATAACGACCACGATATTCCACGTTTTCGTCATGTTGGCCTACTTCTTCCCCGTGTTTGGAGCGATATTGGCAGATTCGTGGTTAGGGAAATTTAACACGATCTTCTACTTGAGCATAGTTTATGCTATAGGACAAATTCTTTTAACTCTAAGCGCTGCACCCATTATAGGGCTACCGCCACG AGAATTTTCATTGATTGGTCTATTCCTTATAACCATTGGAACAGGCGGTATAAAAACTTGCGTGGCTGCATTTGGTGGTGACCAATTCGTCTTGCCACAACAAGAACGATACCTGTCCACATTCTTCTCCATCTTTTACTTTTCTATAAATGCTGGTTCCTTGATTTCAAGCTTCCTAACGCCATTGCTTCGTAGCGAAGTCTCCTGTTTCGGAGGCGACTGTTATTCCTTGGCGTTTCTTGTTCCAGCGGTTCTCATGATTATATCGATTC TGATATTTGTTTTCGGCAAACCTATGTACAGAATATTACAACCAAAGGGCAACGTGGTGGTAGACGTTTCCAAATGTGTTGCC cATGCCATTAGTAGAAAGATAAATCCAAGGGGAGCGAAAAGAGAGCATTGGCTCGATTACGCGGATGACGAGTACGACAAAAGGTTGATAAGGGATATCAAGGGAGCAATTCAAGTTATGAAATTGTTCCTACCGATACCAATATTTTGGGCACTGTTTGATCAGCAAGGTACTCGATGGACTATTCAAGCTACCAGGATGACCGGACAAATCGGAAGTTTCACGATCCAACCGGATCAAATGCAAGTGGTTAATCCATTGCTGGTGCTCGCTTTCATTCCTCTATTCGAAGCCTTTATTTACCCGGTTCTGAATAAAATTGGTATTCACACTCCGCTCAGAAAGCTCACTGTCGGTGGTGTGTTGGCTGCGTTGTCGTTCGTTGCATCGGCTCTCGTTGAGCTTGAACTTGAG AAAACAGATCCAATTCTGCCCTCGAATGGCTTAGCTCAGCTACGAATTTTCAATACGTTAAATTGTCCTGTGGACTTACAATTAAATTCTGCAgacaatttcattattaaaaatttggatatgtatGAAAACAGAGAAATCGCAGCAAATGGTGTTATGGAATTAAGTTACaaaacaaattttgcaaactgTTTCGATATCCCCAATACAGAAG GAACAATCACGGTAAAGGAAGCAGTGGCAAATTCTTGGGTAATTACACCCAATGGTTTAACTGTGAACTATGATGACAACGTTGAAAAATCAAAGAGCGGTAGATCGTTAGTACGCGGTCTGATCTACAAAAGCAATTCTGTCGTTACGCTGGAATCTGTGAAGAAGACATACACGTTAAACATATCTGATGCTTTGTCTCCTGTGCCGCTACCTGTAGAGGTTGATCCAGAAACCTATGATATTCGTATAGATTCTAAAGTTGTTTCCAAAGTAGAGTTTAAAATTGGTGGAGTCTACACATTGGTCGGATCTGTTATGGGAGGTAGTGCAGCTGCTAATGTTGTAACCGTGACAACACCGAATTCGATGCACATGTTATGGATGATACCTCAATATGTAATCATCACAATGGGCGAAATTATGTTCTCGGTGACAGGATTAGAATTTGCCTTCACTCAAGCGCCTATCAGTATGAAAGCTTTGTTGCAAGCTACCTGGTTACTTACAACCGCGTTCGGGAATCTAATTGTAGTTATTATAGTTCTTGCTGGAAGTTCATCAGTCTTTAGTCGAATG ttttacGAATTCCTTTTATTCGCTGGACTCATGTTCGTCTCTATGATCATCTTCGCCATAATGGCAACATTCTATAAATACGTTGATCCGCCCGAAGAAGAACCTGTCACCGAAGAGATAGACTTGAAGTGTGGAAACATTAATATGTCTTATAAAGACGACGAAAAGTGA